The following nucleotide sequence is from Halapricum desulfuricans.
TTCCGGCGTGCTTCGACGCCGGTAACGTCGGAGTGTCCGCGGGCTGTGTGCCACCGCAACGGTCGGGCGGAAACAGGTCAACCAGACGTTTCCTCGACCGGCGGTTCGATCAGTCGGATTTGATCCCGAGTTCGGACGCCGGTGGACGACTCCGCAGTCGTACGTTCGGCCTGTCGGAAGCTACGACGGAGACGTGCCCCGTCCGGTAGACGACCGGCCGGTCGATATCGATCGAGTTCGCCGGGACGGGGACGTAGTTCTGTCACCTCCAGGTGACCATGCAGCCCGTATGTGTGCTGTTCGCTAGCTTGTAGTTATCGGTCGTGACGCGGTCGCCGCGGGGCGAGTCCAGACAGGTAGATTATTGTTCGACCGGCCGTCACCCACGAACATGGATTACGACGCGGTCAGAGCGATCGATCCGGAAGTCGCGGCGGCACTCTCGGGCGAGGTCGAGCGGCAAAACGAGACGCTGGCGATGATCGCCAGCGAGAACCACGTCAGCGAGGCCGTCCTCGAGGCGCAGAGTTCGGTCCTGACTAACAAGTACGCCGAGGGGTATCCCGGCTCGCGGTACTACGGCGGCTGTGAGTACGCCGACGAGATCGAGCAACTGGCGATCGACCGCGCGGAGGAACTGTGGGGTGCAGACCACGTCAACGTCCAGCCACACTCCGGCAGTCAGGCCAACATGGGCGTGTACCTGGCGATGCTCGAGCCCGGTGACAGGATCCTCTCGCTGGATCTCACTCACGGGGGCCACCTCAGCCACGGCCACCCGGCGAACTTCGCCGGGCAGGTCTACGAGGTCGAACAGTACGAGGTCGACGAGGAGACGGGCTACATCGACTACGAGGGGCTGGCCGATCACGCCGCCGAGTTCGACCCGGACATCATCGTCTCCGGCTACTCCGCGTATCCGCGCGAGGTCGAGTGGGAACGCATTCAGGCGGTGGCCGACGACGTCGACGCCTACCACCTCGCAGACATCGCACACATCACCGGTCTCGTCGCCGCCGGCGTCCACAGTTCGCCGGTCGGCGTCGCCGACTTCGTCACCGGATCGACCCACAAGACGATCCGCTCGGGGCGGGGCGGCATCATCATGTGCGACGAAGAGTACGCTGACGATATCGACTCGGCGGTGTTCCCCGGCAGTCAGGGCGGCCCGCTGATGCACAACATCGCGGGCAAGGCCGTCGGGTTCAAGGAAGCGCTGGAGCCCTCCTTCGAGGCGTACGCCGAACAGACCGTCGCCAACGCGAAGGCGCTGGCCGATCGCCTGCAGGAGCACGGGCTGGAACTGGTCTCGGGCGGCACCGACAACCACCTCGTGCTCGTGGATCTCCGGCCGTCCCATCCAGACACGACCGGCAAGGACGTCGAAGAGGCCCTCGAGGAAGCCGGGATCGTCCTCAACGCGAACACCGTCCCCGGCGAGACCCGGTCGGCGTTCAACCCCTCCGGCATTCGCGCCGGCACGCCCGCGCTCACGACTCGCGGCTTCGACGAGGACGCCTGCCGCGAGGTCGCCGACCTGATCTACGAGGTCGTCGACGCGCCTGACGACGACGACCTCGTCGCCGACGTCAGCGAACGCGTCGCGACACTCACCGACGAATACCCGCTGTACGACGACGAAGAGCCGCTGTACGAGTGATTCGCGCTGTGACTTCGGCGCTTCGGAGGCCGCTCGCGGCTGAGCCCCAGCCGAATACTCTTTAGTCGCGCCCGTCGTTGCTTGGTTCATGACCGCGGGCGCCAGTTTCAGCCAGCAACTCGAATCGCATACCGACGCGTACCTCGAGAGTTTCAAGGCGGGCATCGATCTCCTGCCGGAACTACTCGATCAGTACGCCGCCGGCGAGGACTACAGCGAGACCATCACGGAGATCGAGGACTTCGAGAGCGAGTGTGACGAGCGCAATCTTGCGATCGTCGCGCTGATCACCAACGCAGACCCCATCGACATGGGGAAGCTCAACACGCGGATCAACTACAACCAGTCGGCGCTGGTCGAGTTCTACCGGACCGTCGACGTCGTCGTGAACGTCACCGAGCGGATCGCTCACGAACTCGATATGATGCGACCGCCCCACGACAACGCGTGTTTCGAGGGGCTTCAGGAGATGGCCGCGGAAGTCGCGGACACGACCGCGGTGCTCGAGGAGGTCATCGAGCGGTTCGTCCACGATCTCGGAACCTACGAGGCCTCGGACTCGCTGACCGAGGAGATACAGGAGATCCGGGACATGGAGAGCCGGTGTGACGAACTCCGCAACGAGGTGATCGCCACCGCGTTCGAAGACGAGGCGATCGACCAGCCGCTGATGTACCGGGAGTTCGCGATCCTGTTCGACGAGTTGGCCAACCAGATGGAAGACATCACCGAGGAGATCATCGTCGTCGCGAGCAACGCGCCCGGAATCGTCGCAGAGGAAGGGCCCGACGTATGACGTCCCCCCAGTTCGACAGTACATCTAAGCCCCTCCATCGTGATAGCCCGATATGGTCGAACTGGTGACTGTCGGGGACACGTCGCTTCGGCTGTCTCCGAGCGGGAACGGGCGACTCGAAACAGCCACAGACGTCAGGATGCACGCGACCGGCACGGAGAGCAACGTGGCCGTCGCCGCCAGCCGGTTCGGGACCGACGCGGTCTGGCTGTCGAAGCTCCCGGACACGCCGCTCGGTCGGCGCGTCGTCTCGGAACTTCACGAACACGGGATCGAGACACAGGTCGGCTGGAGCGAGGCGGGGCGACAGGGACTGTCCTTCTACGAACCGCCGCGTGATCCCCGCAATCGCGTCCGGATCGACGATCGGGAGGGTGCGGCGGCCGCGACGATGACGCCCGGGGACCTCGACATGGAGTTGATCCAGTCCGCCTCGGGCGTCTTCGTCGCCGGCAGTACGTTCGCGCTCTCGGAGACGGCGGCCGAGACGGGAGAGGCGGTACTACGAGCGGGCACCGGAAGTGAGGGCGCGTCCGCGCTCGAACTCGACTACCGGCCGGAACTGTGGTCGAGCGGAGACGCCAGGGACACGCTGACCGACGTTTTCGACGCGGTCGACGTCCTGTTCGCGTCCGAAGACGACGTGCGGGACGTGCTCGATCGGAGCGGGCAGGCGAGAGAGCTCGCCCCGTCCGTGGCCGCCGAGTGGGACTTTCGGATGGTCGTGCTCACCAGCGCACGCGGAGGGCTGGTCTATCACGACGGCGTCATTCACGACCGTGACGCGATCGAGACCGATACCGTCGACGAGACCGGGCAGCACGACGCGTTCGTCGGCGCCTTCCTCGCGGCGCTACTGGACGGCGAGGAGCCGGACGAGGCGCTCTCGAACGCCGTCGCGACGGCGTCGCTCGCTCGGACGATTCCCGGCCCGCTCGCGACGGTCGACGCCGAGGAGGTCGAGCGGCTCGCGGAGACGTTCGACCAGCGCGGCTTCTGATACTGTCGGCCGAGGTGGCTCTCGCTCTCAGACAATCCGTTGACAGACAATAGTGAGCCTTTTGTCCCGCGGGCGAGCCACTCCACGTAATGACACACGTCATCGACGGCAACGCCGTCGCCCAGCGGATCCGAAACGAGCTGCGCGACTCGATCGAAACGCTCGAAGCCGAGGGGAGGACGCCGACGCTCGCGACGGTCCTGATGAGCGACGACCCGGCCAGCGAGACGTACGTCTCGATGAAACAGGACGACTGCGAGGAGGTCGGCATCGAGGCGATCGACGTCGAGATCGACCCCGACGCGCCCGCCGAGGAACTGTTCGAGACGATCGAGCGACTCAACGGCGACGACGCCGTCGACGGGATCCTCGTCCAGATGCCCGTCCCCGATCACGTCGACAAGCGCGCGGTCCTGCGCGCGATCGATCCGGTGAAGGACGTCGACGGGTTCCATCCCGAGAACGTGGGTCGGCTGGTCGCCGGCGAACCCCGGTACAAGCCCTGCACGCCACACGGGATCCAGAAACTGCTGGCCGACGCCGACGTCGACCCGGAAGGGAAAGACGCCGTCGTCGTCGGTCGGTCGGACATCGTCGGCAAGCCGATGGCCAACCTGCTGTTGCAGAAGACCGAAGGCGGGAACGCGACGGTGACCGTCTGTCACTCCCGGACCGATGATCTGGCGGCCAAGACCCGACAGGCGGACATCCTCGTCGCGGCCGCGGGCGTCCCCGAGATGATCGACGGCTCGATGCTCTCGGACGGCGTCGTCGTCATCGACGTCGGAATCAACCGCGTCGAGGCCGACACCGAGAAGGGGTACGAACTGGTCGGCGACGTGGAGTTCGACAGCGCCGAGGAAAAGGCCAGCGCGATCACGCCGGTCCCCGGCGGCGTCGGGCCGATGACCCGCGCGATGTTGCTGTACAACACGGTCAAAGCCGCCGGCGGCCGCGCCGGTATCGAGGTCGAACTGCCCTAACGGCTGTTGACGCCTTCTTCGAGCGCGTCGAGTCGGTCGCGCGCCGACGCGAGCGCCGACTGGTCGCCGGTCGCCGCGTACTCGCCCAGTTCGATCAACCCCTGTAGTATCGTCTCCGCGTCGTCGACCGGGACCGACCCGTCGAGCGCCTCAATTCGCTTTCGGTGGTCGACGAACCGACCCATCGTCGTGCGCGCTTCGGGATCGGGGTGGTCCGACAGGTACCGCGTCAGATCGCGACGATAGGCGTCGATGACCGCCGCGACCGCGAGGCCGCGCGCGGCGACGAGCGATTCGGGCACGTCCGCGGGGTCCGGGCGCTGTCCGTCGGCCGCGCCTCGAAGCAGCGACAGGAAATACAGCTGTTCGTCCTCGTCGACGCGCATCGAGCGGGCGAGTTCGCCCGCCACGTACCGGAGTTCGACGGCGGCGACGAACGTCGAATCGATCGGGCGGAGGTCGCCGCCGCGGACGAACCCGCGCTGGCGAACGTACGCGCGACACTCCTCGACGGCGCGCTCGGCGACGCGGTCGATCGGTTCGGCGTCGAGGTCGTCCGCGATCGAAGCGAGGTCGAGGTCCGCGGGGTTGTCGGTGTGTTCGGTGCGTTCGTCGACGCCGACGCTCCGCACGCTCCCACACTCCGGGCACGTGATCGACCCCGTCTCGTAGTACGACCACCGCGCGCCACAGGACTGGCACTCGCGCTCGCCGCGGATCTTCATGCCCGGACGTACACGACGGAGGGTCAAAACAGCCGCGCTGTCGGGTCCCCCTACTCTCCGGAGCCGAACGTCGCCGCCGCGTCGGCGGGCACGTCGAAGTCGTGGTAGTGTTCGCCCTTCTCCTTCGAGAGGATGTTCAGCGCCGCCGCGGCCCCGTCACCGGCGGAGATGACCGCCTGCCACTCCTCGGCGCGGACCATCGCCCCGGTCGCGTAGGCGTCCTCGACGCTGGTCTCCATCGACAGGTCGACCTCAACGAGGTCGCCGTCGAAGGCACAGCCCAGCGCGTCCGCGAGGTCGCGGTCCGCGCCCGTCGCGAGGACCAGATACGACCCCTCGTGGTCGCCCTCCTCGGTCGTGACGGCGAACCCGTCGTCGGTCGTCGCGACGTCGGTGACCTCCTGCTGGAGGCGTTCGACGCCGAAGCTGTCGACCTGCGTCCGGAGCGTCTCCATGTACGCCGAGCCGTCCTGGGAGCCGATACCCGGGTAGTTGAACAGGTGGGCCTTGTGCATCCAAGTGCCGTCGGTGTCGAAGACCGTCGTCTCGAGGCCGTTCTTCTGTGTGAACAGTGCCGCGCTCAGTCCGGCGGGACCGCCGCCGACGACGAGTACGTTCGTCATGTCTCCCGATACTACCGGAATCGTGAAAGGTCTTTACTCGGCTGCAACGATGGCCGCGGCCGAAACTCCTCGCTGCTCAATTTTTGTGTCCCTGTCCCCGCTGCTGTTCGACCTCGACGCCGACCGAGATCGCGTCGGGCACGTCACGGCCGGCGACCGATCGGGCGAACTCGTCGTGGCCGACGATCTCGATCGTTCTTGTGTAGACGGTGTAGTCCCAGGGGTCGAACTCGCCGCCCGTATCGAGCAGCGTCTTCGACTGGGGGACGCGGATCTCCTCGGGCGGCTGTGGATGTGGCCCCTTGTGTTCGACACCTTTCCGTGCGGCGTCGGCCTTGATCTCCTCGACGACGTCCTCGAGGCGGTGGCGATCCCCGCTCTCGAAGGTGAGTTTCGTGACGAAGGGCATTCCTGCCCGTGGGTGGGTCGCCGGAACGTAAAAGCGCGTTCATCCCGCGGGCGACCGATCGACCGGACCCGGGCTTTTGAAGTGTCTCAACCGATTATCCAGCGGTAACGAATGAGCGAGGATTTCTACGAGATACTCGGCGTCTCGCGCGACGCCAGCGAGGAGGAGATTCAGGAGGCCTACCGAGAGAAGGCCCGCGAGTACCACCCCGACGTGAGCGACGACCCCGACGCCGAGGAGAAGTTCAAGCAGGTCAAGAAAGCGAAGGAGGTCCTGACAGACGAGGAGAAGCGACGCGCCTACGACCAGATGGGTCACGAGCGCTTCGAGCAGGCCGAAAAGCGGGGCGGCTTCGACGGCGACGGCCCCGGCGGTCGCGGCGGCCGCGGCGGCGACCCGTTCGGCGGCGGGTTCAACATGGAGGACATCTTCGATCAGTTCTTCGGCGGCGGCCGCCGGCGTCGTGGCGACAGCGACCGGCCGCGCCAGGGCCAGGACCTGAAAACGACGCTCGAGATCGACCTCGAGGAGGCCTACGAGGGGGCCGAAAAACAGGTGACGGTCCGCCGGCCCGAGACCTGCCCGGACTGCGACGGCAGCGGCCACCCGCCGGACGCCGACAGCCGGACCTGCCCGGAGTGTAACGGGCGCGGCCAGGTCACGCAGGTCCAGCAGACGCCGATGGGGCGCGTCCAGCAGACGACGACCTGCCGGCGCTGTGGTGGCGAGGGGACCCTCTACGAGGAGACCTGCTCGACCTGCGGCGGCGACGGCGTCGTCCGCAACGAGGCGACGCTGACCGTCGAGATCCCCGCCGGCATTCAGGACGGCCAGACGCTCCGGATGGAGCGGGAGGGCGCGCCCGGCGAGAACGGCGGGCCGAACGGCGACCTGCTGATCGACGTCTCGATCCGCGACCACCCCGAGTTCGAACGCGACGGCGACGACCTCCGGCGGCGCGAGCCGCTCTCGTTCCCGCAGGCGGTCTTCGGCGACACGATCGAGGTGGAGACGCTCGACGGGGCCGTCGAGTTAGAGGTCCCGTCGGGCACCCAGAGCGGCGAGACGTTCCGCCTCGAGGGCAAGGGGATGCCACGCCTGCGCCGGCGCGGGAACGGCGACCTCTACGTGACTGTCCAGGTGTACACGCCCGAGCAGCTCAACGACGACCAGCGCGAGGCACTGGAGGCGTTCGCCGAGGCCAGCGACGAGGACATCGACGTCGAACAGGGCTTTTTCGAGAAACTGAAGAACTCGATTTGACGCCGACGGTCTCTCTGCTCGCTCACTGTCGAAGTTTCCGCTCCCATCGCGGCCCCGCACGCCGGGCCAGCGCGGTCCCGATCAATCCCGAAAGCACCGAAATACCGACTCCGACAGCGACGGTGAGCGTCGGTGCCGCGGTCGTCGCAAGCGCGGCGACCAGTAACGGGATTGCGACGACGGCCAGCCCCGCGCCGAAGGCCGCGAACAGCGGCGTGTCGAACAGCAACGCTGTCGGGGAGAGTCCGGCGACGAACGCGGTCAGCCCGAAGACGTAGACGGCGACGCCCGGAAAGACCGCTGCGGCGACGACCAGTTCGACCGGCGGTAACCACAGCGCCGCCACCGCGATGTAGGCCAGTCCGGCCGGCAGGACCAGCGCGAGGTACGCCCGTCGCTTGCTCGCGAACACCCGCTCGATCGCGATCGGGTACCGCAGGATCTCGCTGGGATCTTCGAACTGCGTGAGCCACGCGTAGGTCGTGAACCCGCCCAGACCGAGGACGGTCCCGAGCGCGAGCCCGAAGTGGGGATCGAGGACGGTCACGTGAGCCAGCTCGGACAGCAACGCGACCACCACGACGACCAGCACGCCCATCGAGAAGAGGACCTTCCAGACCGACCCGCTCGAGCGCGCGACCGACAGCACCGTCCGGCGGGCGAGTCCAGTCCCGTCGGGGATCGCCCGCGCGTACGCTGAGAGCGGGCCGATCCGCTGGCGGCCGCTGGTCTCCTCGCCGGGTTCGAACAGGGCGATCCCCAGCACGGCGACGACCGCTCCCGGCGCGAATCCGGCCACGGCCGCCGCGACCGTCGGCTCGGCGTAGAACCCGTACGGCGTCAGCGCTATCGGATCGAGACCGCTTGCAAGCACCGCAGCGCTCGCCAGCGCGACGGCCGCCAGCGCGAGTCCGCCGTGCCGGCTCGCGAGTCCGACCAACGCCAGACTCAGCCCGACGCCCAGCCCGAAGGTGCCGGCCAGCGTCACCCACAGCGACGGGACAGACAGCGCTCCGTCGCCCGCCGTCAGCGCAAGCGGCGCGTACGCCAGCGCGATCGGGGCCAGAAACAGCGCCGAGTAGTACAGCAGATCCTTCAGCACGAACGTCGCGAGCAGTCGCCGCCGCGACACCGGCAACGTCCGGGAACTGAACACCAGCAGCGTCACGTCCCCGAGCACGTCGCGCATCGCGTCCCGGCCGACGAGCCCGATCGTCCCGACCTGCAGGCCGAAGAAGCCGACCAGCGCGTGCAACCCGGCAGCGATCGTCACGGGATTCGTCCCGACTGCGGACAGCAGCCAGAACGCGCCGGCGGCGATCGCCGCGACGGCGACCGGGAACGCGCCGAACCGCCGGCCGCCGAACAGGTCGGCGTGCAACCGCCACTCCTCTTCGATCATGGCACGCAGGAGACTCACGATGGTCACCTCCCGGCCGTCGGGACCGCCTCGGGGCCGTCGCCGTCGACCGTCGCGAGGAAGTACTCAAGCAGCGACTCCTCCTCCGACAGCGTCCGCGGGTCGGTCGTCCCGAGCAACTGTCCCTCCCTGAGGACGCCGACCTGTGTACAGAGCTCCTCGGCGACGTCGACGAAGTGCGTCGAGAGAAACAGCGTGTTGCCGGCCTCACAGTATGCCCGCAAGTGGTCTTTGACCTCCTCCTGTAAGATCGGGTCCAGGTTGACCAGCGGCTCGTCGATGAACACCAGCGACGGCTCGTGAAAGAACGCCTGCGCGAGCATGACCCGCTGGCGTTCGCCCTCCGAGAGGTTGGTCGCCAGCGTGTCGAGTTTCCCCTCGAAGGCGAGTTTCCTCGCCCACTCGTCGATCCGGTCTTCGGCGTCGTCGAGACCGCGGACCTCCCCGGCGAACTCCAGATACTCCCGCGGCGTGAGGAAACTCGGCGGGTCCTCGCGCTCGGGGAGGATGCCGACCTGCGACCGCACTTCGAGCGGTTCCTCGACCGGGTCGATCCCCAGGACAGTCGCGCCACCGCTTGTCGGCCGCAACTGACCGGTCAGGATCTCGATCGTCGTCGTCTTCCCGGACCCGTTCGGACCCAGCAGCCCGAACAGTTCGCCGTCGTCGACGGTCAGATTCAGGTCCGCAAGCGCCGTCACGTCCCCGAACTCCATCCGGAGATCCGTCGTCTCGATAGCGGTCATACGCCGACTCCACAAACGCCACACTCGCTGTTCGCCGATGCCGACATATCCGGGTCATCGAGTGAGAACTCCTTAGGGATTCGGTCCGGTAGTGTGGTCTCGTGCGTTCGATCTCTCGCGCACGTTCGGACTACCGATACTGCTCGGTGAAGCGGTTCGTCCCCTCGTCGGTGCCGACGACCACCAGTTCGTCGCCGCTCTCGATCCGGAACTCGGATCCGAGATCTGTGTGGACCGCGCCGTCGCGTTCGACGGCGACCACCGTACAGCCCGTGCGCGATCTGACGTCCGCCTCCTGAAGTGTCTGGCCCGTCATCCCCGGGGCCGTCGTCCGGACGACCTCGATCTGGGTATCGAACGCGATGACGTCCTCGTCTTCGAGGACGGTCGAGGCGATCATCCGGCCGGTGATCGTCTCCAGAGCGAGCACGTAGTCGGCACCGGCGCGGTACATCTTCTGGACGCTCTCGGCCTGTTCGACGCGGGCGACGATCTCCGTTTCGGGGCTGAGATCCCGAACGACCAGCGTCGCGAACTCCGAGGCCGTGTCGTCGGGGATCGCAAGCAGGACCGTTCTGGCGTCGTGAATGCGGGCCGCTTCGAGCGTCTCGGGATCGGTTACGTCGCCGACGACATCGACGCCGTCACGGTCGACGGCATCGACGGTCGTGTGGGGAACGCCCTGTTCGTCCAGCATCTCGGCGACGCGCTGTCCGACCTGTCCGTACCCGGCGATCAGCACGCGTCCACCGTCGAACTGTCGGATCGACGCGCTCGCCTGCTCACGGAGGTCGGCGAGCTGGTCCGGACGACCGGTGACCAGCAGGACGGTCCCCCGGTCGATCGTCGTCTCCGGCGAGGGCGGGCTCTCGAACTCGCCGCAGAACCACGCCCCGATCACGTTGACGCCGGTCGCCTCGCGGATGCCGCTCTCGGCGATCGTCCGCCCCTCAAGTGGACTGCCGGCCCCGACCGGGAGCTCGGCGATCTGCAGGTCGCCGTCGATGGCGACCGAATCCTCGAATTCCGCCCGGACGCCGGTCGTGACTTTCGCGGCGAGGCTCTCGCCCAGAAGCGGCCGCGGTGACAGCACCGCGTCGGCCCCGGCGAGTTCGTGGTAGCGTCGCTGGTCGGGGTCCTCGACGACGCTCACGATCTGGACGTCTTCGCTGACCTCCTGTGCAGTCAGGACGATACTCGCGTCGACGTCGTCGTCCACGTCGGCGACGATCGCGCGCGCGTCGGCGAGGTTCGCGCTCTCCAGCCCCGAGACGGTCGTCGGATCGTCGTGAACGACCCGGTATCCGTTCTCGTAGCGGTCGGTCGCCGCCTCTCGATCGGGTTCGACGAGGACGTACTCGACGTCCCAGGAGCCGAGTTCGTCGATCAACACCTCCGCTCTCGGCGTGTCCGCACAGACGACGACGTGATCCGCGAGGTCGTCTTCGACGCTGGTCGGCACGGTCGTCGAAAGCGCCTCCTCGAACAGCGGGAAGACCAACACCGGCAGCGCCAGGAAGATCAACGCGACACCCGTCAGGTCCATCGTGATGACGAGGACGTTCATCAGATCGGAACTCCACGGGGCGTCCTCGCCGAAACCCGTCGTC
It contains:
- the glyA gene encoding serine hydroxymethyltransferase, encoding MDYDAVRAIDPEVAAALSGEVERQNETLAMIASENHVSEAVLEAQSSVLTNKYAEGYPGSRYYGGCEYADEIEQLAIDRAEELWGADHVNVQPHSGSQANMGVYLAMLEPGDRILSLDLTHGGHLSHGHPANFAGQVYEVEQYEVDEETGYIDYEGLADHAAEFDPDIIVSGYSAYPREVEWERIQAVADDVDAYHLADIAHITGLVAAGVHSSPVGVADFVTGSTHKTIRSGRGGIIMCDEEYADDIDSAVFPGSQGGPLMHNIAGKAVGFKEALEPSFEAYAEQTVANAKALADRLQEHGLELVSGGTDNHLVLVDLRPSHPDTTGKDVEEALEEAGIVLNANTVPGETRSAFNPSGIRAGTPALTTRGFDEDACREVADLIYEVVDAPDDDDLVADVSERVATLTDEYPLYDDEEPLYE
- a CDS encoding DUF47 domain-containing protein translates to MTAGASFSQQLESHTDAYLESFKAGIDLLPELLDQYAAGEDYSETITEIEDFESECDERNLAIVALITNADPIDMGKLNTRINYNQSALVEFYRTVDVVVNVTERIAHELDMMRPPHDNACFEGLQEMAAEVADTTAVLEEVIERFVHDLGTYEASDSLTEEIQEIRDMESRCDELRNEVIATAFEDEAIDQPLMYREFAILFDELANQMEDITEEIIVVASNAPGIVAEEGPDV
- a CDS encoding sugar kinase translates to MVELVTVGDTSLRLSPSGNGRLETATDVRMHATGTESNVAVAASRFGTDAVWLSKLPDTPLGRRVVSELHEHGIETQVGWSEAGRQGLSFYEPPRDPRNRVRIDDREGAAAATMTPGDLDMELIQSASGVFVAGSTFALSETAAETGEAVLRAGTGSEGASALELDYRPELWSSGDARDTLTDVFDAVDVLFASEDDVRDVLDRSGQARELAPSVAAEWDFRMVVLTSARGGLVYHDGVIHDRDAIETDTVDETGQHDAFVGAFLAALLDGEEPDEALSNAVATASLARTIPGPLATVDAEEVERLAETFDQRGF
- the folD gene encoding bifunctional methylenetetrahydrofolate dehydrogenase/methenyltetrahydrofolate cyclohydrolase FolD, yielding MTHVIDGNAVAQRIRNELRDSIETLEAEGRTPTLATVLMSDDPASETYVSMKQDDCEEVGIEAIDVEIDPDAPAEELFETIERLNGDDAVDGILVQMPVPDHVDKRAVLRAIDPVKDVDGFHPENVGRLVAGEPRYKPCTPHGIQKLLADADVDPEGKDAVVVGRSDIVGKPMANLLLQKTEGGNATVTVCHSRTDDLAAKTRQADILVAAAGVPEMIDGSMLSDGVVVIDVGINRVEADTEKGYELVGDVEFDSAEEKASAITPVPGGVGPMTRAMLLYNTVKAAGGRAGIEVELP
- a CDS encoding DUF7117 family protein; its protein translation is MKIRGERECQSCGARWSYYETGSITCPECGSVRSVGVDERTEHTDNPADLDLASIADDLDAEPIDRVAERAVEECRAYVRQRGFVRGGDLRPIDSTFVAAVELRYVAGELARSMRVDEDEQLYFLSLLRGAADGQRPDPADVPESLVAARGLAVAAVIDAYRRDLTRYLSDHPDPEARTTMGRFVDHRKRIEALDGSVPVDDAETILQGLIELGEYAATGDQSALASARDRLDALEEGVNSR
- a CDS encoding NAD(P)/FAD-dependent oxidoreductase, which codes for MTNVLVVGGGPAGLSAALFTQKNGLETTVFDTDGTWMHKAHLFNYPGIGSQDGSAYMETLRTQVDSFGVERLQQEVTDVATTDDGFAVTTEEGDHEGSYLVLATGADRDLADALGCAFDGDLVEVDLSMETSVEDAYATGAMVRAEEWQAVISAGDGAAAALNILSKEKGEHYHDFDVPADAAATFGSGE
- a CDS encoding uS10/mL48 family ribosomal protein; this translates as MPFVTKLTFESGDRHRLEDVVEEIKADAARKGVEHKGPHPQPPEEIRVPQSKTLLDTGGEFDPWDYTVYTRTIEIVGHDEFARSVAGRDVPDAISVGVEVEQQRGQGHKN
- the dnaJ gene encoding molecular chaperone DnaJ; translation: MSEDFYEILGVSRDASEEEIQEAYREKAREYHPDVSDDPDAEEKFKQVKKAKEVLTDEEKRRAYDQMGHERFEQAEKRGGFDGDGPGGRGGRGGDPFGGGFNMEDIFDQFFGGGRRRRGDSDRPRQGQDLKTTLEIDLEEAYEGAEKQVTVRRPETCPDCDGSGHPPDADSRTCPECNGRGQVTQVQQTPMGRVQQTTTCRRCGGEGTLYEETCSTCGGDGVVRNEATLTVEIPAGIQDGQTLRMEREGAPGENGGPNGDLLIDVSIRDHPEFERDGDDLRRREPLSFPQAVFGDTIEVETLDGAVELEVPSGTQSGETFRLEGKGMPRLRRRGNGDLYVTVQVYTPEQLNDDQREALEAFAEASDEDIDVEQGFFEKLKNSI
- a CDS encoding ABC transporter ATP-binding protein; its protein translation is MTAIETTDLRMEFGDVTALADLNLTVDDGELFGLLGPNGSGKTTTIEILTGQLRPTSGGATVLGIDPVEEPLEVRSQVGILPEREDPPSFLTPREYLEFAGEVRGLDDAEDRIDEWARKLAFEGKLDTLATNLSEGERQRVMLAQAFFHEPSLVFIDEPLVNLDPILQEEVKDHLRAYCEAGNTLFLSTHFVDVAEELCTQVGVLREGQLLGTTDPRTLSEEESLLEYFLATVDGDGPEAVPTAGR
- a CDS encoding potassium channel family protein, giving the protein MNKWYRRTIYSFAVLVVIIFAYAVVYHYGMLYLEGESKTFLQSLEVVVQTFTTTGFGEDAPWSSDLMNVLVITMDLTGVALIFLALPVLVFPLFEEALSTTVPTSVEDDLADHVVVCADTPRAEVLIDELGSWDVEYVLVEPDREAATDRYENGYRVVHDDPTTVSGLESANLADARAIVADVDDDVDASIVLTAQEVSEDVQIVSVVEDPDQRRYHELAGADAVLSPRPLLGESLAAKVTTGVRAEFEDSVAIDGDLQIAELPVGAGSPLEGRTIAESGIREATGVNVIGAWFCGEFESPPSPETTIDRGTVLLVTGRPDQLADLREQASASIRQFDGGRVLIAGYGQVGQRVAEMLDEQGVPHTTVDAVDRDGVDVVGDVTDPETLEAARIHDARTVLLAIPDDTASEFATLVVRDLSPETEIVARVEQAESVQKMYRAGADYVLALETITGRMIASTVLEDEDVIAFDTQIEVVRTTAPGMTGQTLQEADVRSRTGCTVVAVERDGAVHTDLGSEFRIESGDELVVVGTDEGTNRFTEQYR